A stretch of Thermoplasmata archaeon DNA encodes these proteins:
- a CDS encoding dimethylsulfoniopropionate demethylase: MAKRKSARRRATKTAARKRKLYDMALIQRGARLRRSPFFDKTLEAGCKSYTVYNHTFLPSYFDDPVKEYWHLLKHVALWDVAVERNVEISGPDAFAFMQLLTPRDMRNCKVGQGKYVLITDEDGGILNDPVLLRLEENRFWIALADSDILLWAKGVAYHSGMDVKITEPDASPLQVQGPKSKALMTDLFGEKVTSLPYYFFTRADLDGIPLVVTRTGWTGEVGYELYLLDGSRGGDLWDAVVKAGKQYNLRPTGPSDIRRIEAGILNYGADMTIENNPYEVDLGRLVDLDKSSDFIGKEALQRIKDEGPKWRLIGIEIDGKPIEFNMTKWTVTAGGRPVGRVTSAIHSPRLKKNIGYAMLPITHADLGMELTVEHPDGPRPATVVKKPFIDPGKEIPKG; this comes from the coding sequence ATGGCCAAGCGGAAATCGGCACGTAGGAGGGCGACCAAGACGGCCGCGCGGAAACGGAAGCTCTACGACATGGCGCTCATCCAGCGCGGCGCACGCCTGCGGCGGTCCCCGTTCTTCGACAAGACACTCGAAGCGGGCTGCAAGTCGTATACGGTCTACAACCACACGTTCCTGCCGAGCTACTTCGACGACCCCGTGAAGGAGTACTGGCACCTCCTGAAGCACGTCGCCCTCTGGGACGTTGCCGTGGAGCGCAACGTGGAGATCAGCGGTCCCGACGCCTTCGCCTTCATGCAACTCCTCACGCCCCGGGACATGCGGAACTGCAAGGTCGGCCAAGGGAAGTACGTCCTCATCACGGACGAGGACGGGGGCATCCTGAACGACCCCGTGCTCCTGCGCCTCGAGGAGAACCGATTCTGGATTGCCTTGGCGGACAGCGACATCCTCCTCTGGGCCAAGGGTGTCGCCTACCACTCCGGAATGGACGTCAAGATCACGGAGCCGGACGCGTCGCCCCTTCAGGTCCAAGGTCCAAAGTCGAAGGCACTCATGACGGATCTGTTCGGGGAGAAGGTCACTTCCCTCCCGTACTACTTCTTTACGCGGGCGGACCTCGACGGAATCCCGCTCGTCGTCACGCGTACCGGCTGGACCGGGGAGGTTGGCTATGAGCTGTACCTCCTCGACGGATCCCGGGGCGGGGACCTCTGGGACGCGGTCGTGAAGGCCGGAAAGCAGTACAACCTTCGGCCCACGGGTCCCTCGGACATCCGCCGGATCGAGGCGGGCATCCTGAACTACGGCGCCGACATGACGATCGAGAACAACCCCTATGAGGTCGACCTCGGCCGGCTCGTGGACCTCGACAAGTCGAGCGACTTCATCGGCAAGGAGGCCCTCCAGCGAATCAAGGACGAAGGCCCGAAGTGGAGGCTCATTGGAATCGAGATCGACGGAAAGCCGATCGAATTCAACATGACGAAGTGGACCGTGACGGCGGGAGGCCGCCCCGTTGGCCGCGTGACCTCCGCGATTCACTCCCCTCGGCTCAAGAAGAACATTGGATACGCGATGCTACCGATCACGCACGCAGACCTTGGGATGGAACTCACCGTGGAACACCCTGACGGACCGCGGCCCGCCACGGTCGTGAAGAAGCCGTTCATCGACCCGGGGAAAGAAATCCCGAAAGGCTAG
- the yaaA gene encoding peroxide stress protein YaaA, translating to MASPEIVVLIPESTRKRKGGTSMAEADAIADALPDASHKRLEDLRSEIRAGSAASSVDAARGLLAAYRRYDGNMYRSIPDDAWEKRAANVEVVIASGFRGVVASRDPIPAYVHSMAEPMPPFGKLNRWWHDRGLPDILAAYLRAVRPSTVVDLLSLEYRESVLGYAADLGGIEVQMIDFPGMGRASQPLRGERIAAILKSGRP from the coding sequence ATGGCCTCTCCGGAGATCGTCGTCCTGATTCCCGAGAGCACGCGCAAACGGAAAGGGGGGACTTCGATGGCGGAAGCGGATGCGATTGCGGATGCGCTTCCCGACGCCTCCCACAAGCGGCTGGAGGACCTCCGAAGCGAGATCCGGGCGGGGAGTGCGGCAAGTTCGGTCGATGCCGCACGCGGCCTCTTGGCCGCCTACCGCCGGTACGACGGCAACATGTACCGCTCCATCCCGGACGACGCCTGGGAGAAGCGCGCGGCGAACGTCGAGGTCGTCATCGCCTCGGGGTTCCGAGGCGTCGTCGCGTCGCGCGATCCGATTCCGGCGTACGTCCACTCGATGGCGGAGCCGATGCCGCCGTTCGGCAAGCTGAACCGCTGGTGGCACGATCGTGGGCTTCCGGACATCCTCGCCGCGTATCTTCGCGCGGTCCGGCCGAGTACCGTTGTCGACCTTCTCTCCCTCGAGTACCGCGAGTCCGTCCTGGGCTACGCCGCCGACCTCGGAGGCATCGAGGTGCAGATGATCGATTTTCCGGGAATGGGGCGCGCCAGCCAACCGCTCCGAGGCGAGCGGATCGCGGCGATCCTGAAGTCGGGACGGCCGTAG
- a CDS encoding SRPBCC family protein, with product MVHIHDDGVFDAPIEKLWRYVQDNDAHQHGAFVVQKVLEQKGNALTIEAKLGNPDGSFSVEKLRWTMNPPKGFDLEYLSGPFRGTKHTHTYTPQGNRTKVVVDGEFVVPPGMTENAVRKGALDYFANAFEEDNTALKSYD from the coding sequence ATGGTGCACATACATGATGACGGAGTGTTCGACGCGCCGATCGAGAAGCTCTGGAGATACGTCCAGGACAACGACGCCCATCAGCACGGGGCCTTCGTCGTGCAGAAGGTCCTCGAGCAGAAGGGCAACGCGCTGACGATCGAAGCGAAGCTGGGCAACCCGGACGGCTCGTTCAGCGTCGAGAAACTTCGATGGACGATGAACCCGCCGAAGGGGTTCGACCTGGAATACCTCTCGGGGCCGTTCCGCGGCACGAAGCACACGCACACGTACACGCCGCAAGGCAATCGGACGAAGGTCGTCGTCGACGGCGAGTTCGTCGTGCCTCCGGGGATGACGGAGAACGCGGTCCGCAAGGGCGCGCTCGACTACTTCGCCAACGCATTCGAAGAGGACAACACGGCGCTGAAGAGCTACGACTAG
- a CDS encoding DNRLRE domain-containing protein, producing MAVQTISAYGRGQGVSPPSFSAELSPVTINLTAIGDAYVLDAQPNRNFGSSTELVVGRDPANGSTYRALVQFDLSSVPPYAKVANATLKIHAANATSPGTVDVYRVRAPWTEGTGVEAYARNITVTETASLARIREPVVVHLGVGGGMSGDPKADFLLYDSIGREVPSQVSNVTLLDGKIVGLDLAFESTHAPGESKRYTVRYGLFPGVPGYRTKSLSSVPLWTYAASSVASPVVVDLNGDGLLEVVIGTTDGKVTALRWDGATLSTLWTYVAPGAVVLPLRVADLTGDGSPEILFENTDSSPPFNNTLTALSASGRYLWHFRLPTAPTGPFAAADTDGDGIVEVFTGDSSGNSSFYAIRGSDGAMLCQYQDLGSTAFGFGFAVGDVTGTSAPEVVFTDSQGKVRMRNPDCSNALPPGNTKPGASSISVAPSLANLSFDSRGEILAGDRNGVNSREYLVSGLNWSTLASSPTLGSDVTGGQLVVDADRDGSPEVYVVTQDGVLHRLTRGLAQTWTFAGAANGTSVGSPVAADVDLDGKPDVLYGTRGSVVYAVSANGTAAWRWAVGAPVVDTPVVADLDGDGTMEVLVASDNSTDASRAARLYAFGTGSLGHDTRTVGYNTLDTGLWFDGNSPDGKALLQWTLGPVGGFTAGVTWTTRDGTVPWANPGIDIDATPLASAVTAAGTWATWNVTGLAQAWVNGSSPNTGLALKSDDESSLWNVSFASREYGGGLSPTLELTYTADPSPQIRGTVPDQVRLEDSPAWTLNLLPYAWDPDTPVTRLRWDLVGINSSLVQVLGGNVTGNHALTFQPMPDANGVGQGTLFLFDDEGNVDSQPIRVELVPVNDAPKFDPPGVFYVRHDTPYTFDFEPYMSDIDDPIASLALSANDTDHATVSGLQVTFFFPQAFDGLWAYVVLTVTDSSGATASQVIAIKVTSDYPPKLDRPLPDVLLFEGQWQIVFDLDDYFTDPDTDSLFFTYGYTHLTLTIYADHSVNISAPGEWTGQENVTFRAEDPTGAIAEDTILVTVIPIDDPPSIAPLLPFAVHYDYPFDFDLTPYLSDPDTPLEALAVDTSNPANVTVTGHVLTLLYPAQLGSLTAPYTVPLTITVRDARTAVSTNTSVAVSDNFPPRLSKTLPDERFPEDTTRAGVFDLDAYFVDIDGPILGYAVQSTDVRVTINADHTVDLGARENWSGREVVTFRAIDERGAFAEDSINVFVTPVNDAPVIFPLPKQTLFGFGTWILDLTPFVTDSDSPRSDLVLSVVGNPRVRPAGLFLVFDYSQASLHEWVTVAVSDGQLSAQAVIEVEVIGPNPLLPFLPAVVAALIGVCLVVVSRLLRTRIEEVFLVHNSGVLVAHLSRTLTPDRDADVLSGMFTVVQLFAKQSMGPVTGGEMKGMSFGDHRLTVARGTNVYLAVLFRSAHPLAERRVRRRAEAVLQDLEARFGEPLKDWSGFVDEVGEIRTYLEKFFEAKTKIGPRETGQSRGENAETETGSAEIREEAR from the coding sequence TTGGCGGTCCAAACTATCTCCGCATACGGCCGAGGCCAAGGGGTCTCCCCGCCCTCTTTCTCCGCGGAACTTTCCCCGGTCACGATCAACCTCACCGCCATCGGGGACGCCTACGTCCTCGACGCCCAGCCGAACCGGAACTTCGGGAGCAGCACCGAGCTCGTCGTCGGGAGGGACCCCGCGAACGGGTCTACGTACCGTGCCTTGGTCCAATTTGACCTTTCCTCCGTCCCTCCCTATGCGAAGGTCGCAAACGCAACGCTCAAGATCCACGCCGCAAACGCAACGTCCCCAGGGACGGTCGACGTCTACCGCGTCCGAGCGCCTTGGACGGAGGGGACGGGCGTCGAGGCGTATGCGCGGAACATCACGGTGACGGAGACCGCGAGCCTCGCCCGCATTCGCGAGCCCGTGGTCGTCCACCTCGGCGTCGGTGGTGGAATGAGCGGGGATCCGAAAGCCGATTTCCTCCTCTACGATTCGATCGGGAGGGAAGTGCCCAGTCAGGTGTCGAACGTCACCCTGCTCGACGGCAAGATCGTCGGGCTCGATCTCGCCTTCGAAAGCACGCACGCGCCGGGGGAGTCGAAGAGGTACACCGTCCGGTACGGCCTGTTCCCGGGAGTCCCGGGCTACCGGACGAAAAGCCTCTCCTCCGTCCCGTTGTGGACGTACGCCGCAAGCTCCGTCGCCTCCCCGGTCGTCGTGGATCTGAACGGAGATGGGTTGTTGGAGGTCGTCATCGGGACGACGGACGGGAAGGTGACGGCCCTCCGGTGGGACGGCGCGACGCTCAGCACTCTCTGGACCTACGTCGCGCCGGGGGCCGTCGTCCTCCCCCTTCGCGTCGCGGACTTGACGGGGGACGGGAGCCCGGAGATCCTGTTCGAGAACACCGATTCGTCGCCCCCGTTCAACAACACGCTCACCGCGCTGAGCGCCTCCGGCCGCTACCTGTGGCACTTCCGCCTGCCGACGGCGCCGACGGGTCCTTTCGCGGCGGCCGACACGGACGGGGACGGCATCGTGGAGGTCTTCACCGGGGACTCGAGTGGGAACTCCTCGTTCTACGCGATTCGGGGATCGGACGGCGCGATGCTGTGCCAATACCAGGACCTGGGTTCGACCGCGTTCGGCTTCGGTTTCGCGGTCGGTGACGTGACCGGCACTTCGGCTCCTGAGGTCGTGTTCACGGATTCGCAAGGCAAGGTTCGCATGCGGAACCCGGACTGCTCGAACGCACTGCCCCCCGGGAACACGAAACCCGGCGCTTCCTCGATTTCCGTGGCGCCCTCGCTCGCCAACTTATCGTTCGATAGCCGCGGGGAAATCCTCGCGGGCGATCGAAACGGCGTGAACTCCCGCGAGTACCTCGTCAGCGGCCTGAACTGGTCGACGTTGGCGTCGAGCCCTACGCTCGGGTCCGACGTGACCGGAGGCCAGCTCGTGGTCGACGCGGACCGCGACGGGAGTCCGGAGGTCTACGTCGTGACCCAGGACGGCGTCCTTCATCGACTCACGCGGGGCCTCGCGCAGACGTGGACGTTCGCCGGCGCGGCGAACGGGACGAGCGTCGGCAGTCCCGTGGCCGCCGATGTCGATCTCGATGGCAAGCCCGACGTCCTGTACGGGACCCGGGGTTCCGTCGTCTATGCCGTCTCCGCCAACGGAACGGCGGCATGGCGTTGGGCCGTCGGGGCCCCGGTCGTCGACACGCCCGTCGTCGCGGACTTGGACGGCGACGGCACGATGGAGGTCCTCGTGGCGAGCGACAATTCGACGGACGCGTCGCGCGCCGCCCGCCTGTACGCCTTCGGGACGGGGAGCCTGGGCCACGACACGAGGACGGTCGGGTACAACACGCTCGACACCGGCCTCTGGTTCGATGGCAACTCGCCCGACGGGAAGGCGTTGCTCCAATGGACGCTCGGCCCCGTTGGCGGGTTCACAGCGGGCGTCACGTGGACGACACGGGACGGCACCGTACCCTGGGCGAACCCGGGCATCGACATTGACGCGACGCCCCTCGCCTCCGCCGTCACCGCAGCGGGGACGTGGGCCACGTGGAATGTAACGGGCCTCGCCCAAGCGTGGGTGAACGGCTCCTCCCCGAACACCGGGCTCGCCTTGAAGTCCGATGACGAATCCTCCCTCTGGAACGTTTCATTCGCGAGCCGCGAGTACGGCGGCGGTCTCTCCCCGACCCTTGAGCTGACGTACACCGCAGATCCGAGTCCCCAGATCCGCGGGACGGTCCCCGATCAAGTCCGCCTCGAGGACTCCCCCGCGTGGACGCTGAATCTCCTCCCTTACGCGTGGGATCCCGACACCCCGGTCACCCGCCTCCGGTGGGATCTCGTCGGGATCAACTCGAGCTTGGTGCAGGTCCTCGGCGGGAACGTGACGGGGAACCACGCGCTCACATTCCAGCCGATGCCCGATGCCAACGGGGTGGGACAAGGGACACTGTTCCTCTTCGACGACGAAGGGAACGTCGACAGCCAGCCGATCCGGGTCGAGCTGGTCCCTGTGAACGACGCCCCGAAGTTCGACCCGCCCGGGGTGTTCTACGTCCGGCACGATACCCCATATACGTTCGACTTCGAACCGTACATGTCCGACATCGACGACCCGATCGCCTCCCTCGCCTTGTCCGCGAACGACACGGACCACGCGACCGTCTCGGGCCTCCAGGTCACGTTCTTCTTTCCGCAGGCGTTCGACGGCCTGTGGGCGTACGTCGTCCTGACGGTCACCGACTCGAGCGGCGCGACGGCCTCCCAAGTCATCGCGATCAAGGTCACGTCCGACTATCCTCCGAAGCTCGATCGCCCCCTCCCCGATGTCCTCCTCTTCGAGGGCCAGTGGCAGATCGTCTTCGACTTGGACGATTACTTCACCGATCCGGACACCGACTCCCTATTCTTCACGTACGGGTACACGCATCTCACGCTCACGATCTACGCGGATCACTCGGTCAACATCAGCGCGCCGGGGGAGTGGACGGGCCAGGAGAACGTCACGTTCCGGGCGGAGGATCCGACGGGCGCGATCGCGGAGGACACGATCCTGGTGACGGTCATCCCGATTGATGATCCGCCGAGCATCGCGCCGTTGCTCCCCTTCGCGGTCCACTACGACTACCCGTTCGACTTCGATTTGACGCCATACCTTAGCGACCCGGACACGCCGCTCGAGGCGCTCGCCGTGGACACGTCGAATCCCGCGAACGTCACGGTGACGGGACACGTCCTCACTCTGCTGTACCCCGCCCAGTTGGGTTCCCTCACCGCCCCCTATACCGTCCCGCTCACGATCACCGTTCGGGACGCCCGGACCGCGGTATCGACGAACACGTCGGTGGCGGTCAGCGACAACTTCCCGCCGCGGCTCTCGAAGACCCTGCCGGACGAGAGGTTCCCGGAGGATACGACCCGGGCGGGCGTCTTCGACTTGGACGCGTACTTCGTCGACATCGACGGACCCATCCTCGGGTACGCCGTGCAGTCGACGGACGTCCGGGTCACGATCAACGCGGACCACACCGTCGACCTGGGCGCCCGCGAAAACTGGAGCGGACGGGAGGTCGTGACGTTCCGCGCGATCGACGAGCGAGGTGCCTTCGCGGAAGACAGCATCAACGTCTTCGTGACGCCCGTGAACGACGCGCCGGTGATCTTCCCGTTGCCGAAGCAGACTCTGTTCGGATTCGGTACGTGGATCCTGGACCTGACGCCGTTCGTCACTGACTCCGACAGCCCGCGATCGGACCTCGTCCTCTCGGTCGTCGGGAATCCTCGGGTGCGGCCCGCGGGGCTGTTCCTCGTGTTCGATTACTCGCAGGCCTCGCTCCACGAATGGGTCACCGTCGCCGTGTCGGACGGCCAGTTGAGCGCACAGGCGGTCATCGAGGTCGAGGTGATCGGCCCGAACCCGCTGCTCCCGTTCCTGCCCGCCGTCGTTGCGGCATTGATCGGCGTGTGTCTCGTCGTGGTCTCGAGGCTCCTCCGCACTCGAATCGAGGAGGTGTTCCTCGTCCACAACAGCGGCGTGCTCGTCGCCCACCTGTCCCGGACGCTGACCCCCGACCGAGACGCGGACGTCCTCTCGGGGATGTTCACCGTCGTCCAGTTGTTCGCGAAGCAGTCGATGGGGCCCGTCACCGGCGGGGAGATGAAAGGGATGAGCTTCGGGGACCATCGGCTGACGGTCGCCCGCGGGACGAACGTGTACCTCGCCGTCCTGTTTCGGAGCGCGCACCCGCTCGCCGAGCGCCGCGTCCGGCGGAGGGCGGAGGCGGTCCTGCAGGATCTAGAAGCCCGCTTCGGCGAACCGCTGAAGGACTGGTCGGGCTTCGTCGACGAGGTGGGCGAGATCCGGACGTACTTGGAGAAGTTCTTCGAAGCGAAGACGAAAATTGGGCCGCGCGAGACGGGCCAATCTCGAGGCGAGAATGCGGAGACCGAAACGGGTTCGGCCGAGATTCGGGAAGAGGCCCGGTAA
- a CDS encoding ArsR family transcriptional regulator yields MGSNELARHLFEIASDERLGILSAIAEKPLKHAQIARHLDLTGSETTRHLTRLVSVGLVSKNPRSEYGPTNLARLLSVGIPFFDFLATHRDFLLSHDVLVLPREFVERLGALSQGSFTSGTYKVVAFQEQSLRAVKRRTWVMSEHAFEQGIPILQEKASSGADVRVIRPRGGFEEVVPALSGASRNYPVRLLDETRIFLAVLDDIAGVCFPALDGKVDMSTMLLLQDPSGYRWAADLFLYFWERARERLG; encoded by the coding sequence ATGGGGTCGAACGAGCTCGCACGCCACCTGTTCGAGATCGCTTCGGACGAGAGACTCGGGATCCTCTCCGCGATCGCGGAGAAGCCCCTCAAGCACGCGCAAATCGCGCGCCATCTCGACCTGACCGGTTCCGAGACCACTCGGCACCTGACACGGCTCGTGTCCGTCGGCCTCGTCTCGAAGAATCCGCGCAGCGAGTACGGGCCCACGAACCTGGCCCGCCTGCTATCCGTGGGCATCCCGTTCTTCGACTTCCTTGCCACCCACCGGGACTTCCTTCTGAGCCACGACGTCCTCGTCCTGCCCCGGGAATTCGTCGAGCGACTGGGCGCCCTGAGCCAGGGCTCATTTACGTCAGGGACGTACAAGGTCGTTGCCTTCCAAGAGCAGTCTCTTCGGGCCGTGAAGCGACGGACTTGGGTCATGTCCGAGCATGCGTTCGAGCAGGGCATTCCAATTCTGCAGGAGAAGGCGTCGAGCGGCGCGGACGTCCGCGTGATCCGGCCTCGCGGGGGCTTCGAGGAGGTAGTCCCGGCTCTGTCCGGGGCGTCACGGAATTATCCGGTGCGGCTCCTCGACGAAACGAGGATCTTCCTCGCCGTCCTCGATGATATCGCGGGCGTCTGCTTCCCCGCCCTCGACGGAAAGGTCGACATGTCGACGATGCTCTTGCTTCAGGACCCGTCCGGGTACCGCTGGGCGGCCGATTTGTTCCTGTACTTTTGGGAGCGGGCTCGAGAACGCCTCGGATGA
- a CDS encoding VOC family protein, whose product MTAKTETLSRNTKPTVQSITPCLWFDGKAEEAARFYVSLFPDSHIDKVVKAAADFPSGKRGDILAVDFTLMGRSFNGLNGGPYFKFNEAVSFVIPCKDQAEIDLYWKALSAVPEAEQCGWVKDRFGLSWQIVPTELYRLLDDPDPAKAGRVMEAMLKMKKLDIRGLRQAYQRRE is encoded by the coding sequence ATGACGGCCAAGACGGAGACGTTGTCACGCAACACGAAGCCAACCGTACAGAGCATCACCCCGTGCCTTTGGTTCGACGGAAAGGCGGAGGAGGCGGCGAGGTTCTACGTCTCCTTGTTCCCCGACTCGCACATCGACAAGGTCGTCAAGGCAGCCGCGGATTTCCCAAGCGGGAAGAGAGGGGACATCCTCGCCGTCGACTTCACCTTGATGGGCCGGAGCTTCAATGGGCTCAATGGCGGCCCCTACTTCAAGTTCAACGAAGCGGTCTCGTTCGTCATTCCCTGCAAGGACCAGGCGGAAATAGACCTCTACTGGAAGGCGCTGTCGGCGGTCCCCGAAGCCGAACAGTGCGGCTGGGTGAAGGACCGCTTCGGACTCTCTTGGCAAATCGTGCCGACCGAGCTGTATCGGCTCCTTGACGATCCAGATCCGGCGAAGGCAGGTCGCGTCATGGAAGCGATGCTCAAGATGAAGAAGCTGGACATTCGGGGGCTGCGACAGGCCTACCAGCGCCGCGAGTGA
- a CDS encoding dihydrofolate reductase family protein, whose product MRKLVVGTFLTVDGAMQAPGGPDEDRDGGFEHGGWSVKYWDDMMGKMIVEQTLQADALLLGRKTYEIFAAHWPRVTDPNDPVASKLNSMRKYVASRTLRKVEWHNSTLLSGDAAKAVARLKEQAGGEIQVTGSSNLIQTLLKHDLVDEFRLWVFPVMVGSGKRLFGNGTIPGAFRLVDARTSTTDVVIHRYERAGKLEHGTFEVDERGRSSALWEDKS is encoded by the coding sequence ATGAGGAAGCTTGTTGTCGGCACCTTCCTGACAGTGGACGGGGCGATGCAGGCGCCGGGCGGCCCGGACGAAGACCGGGATGGCGGCTTTGAGCACGGCGGTTGGTCGGTGAAATATTGGGACGACATGATGGGCAAGATGATCGTCGAGCAGACGCTGCAAGCCGACGCGCTGCTGCTCGGCCGCAAGACGTACGAAATCTTCGCCGCGCACTGGCCTCGCGTCACCGATCCGAACGACCCGGTGGCATCGAAGCTGAACAGCATGCGAAAGTACGTCGCCTCTCGGACGCTTCGCAAAGTGGAATGGCACAACTCCACCCTACTGTCTGGGGATGCCGCGAAAGCCGTCGCGCGGCTCAAAGAGCAGGCCGGAGGAGAGATCCAGGTGACGGGGAGCTCGAACCTGATTCAGACGCTGTTGAAGCACGACCTCGTCGACGAGTTTCGCCTGTGGGTCTTTCCGGTCATGGTCGGTTCCGGCAAGCGCCTCTTCGGCAACGGGACGATTCCCGGGGCCTTCCGGCTTGTGGACGCCAGGACGTCGACCACAGACGTCGTCATCCACCGCTACGAGCGGGCGGGCAAACTCGAGCACGGCACCTTCGAGGTGGACGAACGGGGCCGATCCTCGGCGCTCTGGGAAGACAAGTCATGA
- a CDS encoding MFS transporter produces MRNENSDQDDNAISERPVGTRTAVILAVVIAACFLDVVDFSVVQVALPTIQKDFLVSFASAQWVIGVYGLTMAGFLMVSGRAGDLYGQKRVFVLGIVGFAVSSLTAGFAPSLLVLITSRAVQGIAAAMTTATALAILAATYPEGPRRNKAFGVLVAVLSAGFAAGSLVGGVFTEVFGWRSVMFVNVPIGAVAALLAYRYIAAAPARAANIRLDVPGAVAITTGLILLVYAFTNAANEGFLTLATALPLGVSAVVQTGFLAIERRSTSPLMPLSFVRRRTVLEANVLSVLMTASAGGFLMLTFFLQGSLRLSALETGLAFLPPAAVFFFVGGWGASRLVDRLGMRKVLIIAAGLITLGSALLVPISVQVGYLSILPGSVVWALGASIGFPALAIAGLTGTQPGEEGLASGLIQTSQRLGFPLGFALLLSVATAFDPGLGIAGFRYAFLGATVLGTVGFALAVFLGRQSAPTDADVGASMDAGPVAED; encoded by the coding sequence ATGAGGAACGAGAATTCGGACCAAGACGACAACGCGATCTCGGAGCGGCCGGTCGGGACCCGCACTGCGGTCATCTTGGCGGTCGTCATCGCCGCCTGTTTCCTGGACGTCGTGGACTTCTCCGTCGTCCAGGTGGCCCTTCCCACGATCCAGAAGGACTTCCTCGTCTCGTTCGCGAGCGCGCAGTGGGTCATCGGCGTGTACGGCCTGACAATGGCCGGCTTCCTCATGGTGAGTGGCCGGGCGGGGGACCTGTACGGCCAGAAGCGGGTGTTCGTCCTCGGAATCGTGGGCTTCGCCGTCTCATCCCTCACCGCAGGGTTCGCCCCGTCGCTCCTCGTCCTGATCACCTCCCGGGCGGTGCAAGGGATCGCCGCCGCGATGACGACCGCGACGGCGCTCGCGATCCTCGCCGCCACGTACCCGGAGGGGCCGAGACGGAACAAGGCGTTCGGCGTGCTCGTCGCGGTCCTGTCCGCGGGATTCGCGGCCGGCTCCCTCGTCGGCGGCGTCTTCACGGAAGTCTTCGGCTGGAGGTCGGTGATGTTCGTGAACGTGCCGATCGGGGCCGTCGCGGCGCTTCTGGCCTATCGGTACATCGCCGCGGCCCCCGCCCGGGCCGCGAACATCCGTCTCGATGTCCCCGGCGCCGTCGCGATCACGACCGGGCTGATTCTGCTCGTCTACGCGTTCACGAACGCCGCGAACGAGGGGTTCCTCACGCTCGCGACCGCGTTGCCCCTTGGCGTCTCGGCCGTCGTGCAGACGGGCTTCCTCGCGATCGAGCGCCGATCGACGTCGCCCCTGATGCCCTTGTCGTTCGTGCGACGCAGGACGGTCCTCGAGGCGAATGTCCTCTCGGTCCTCATGACCGCGAGCGCGGGGGGATTCCTCATGCTGACGTTCTTCCTGCAAGGGTCGCTCCGGCTCTCCGCGCTGGAGACGGGACTGGCGTTCCTCCCGCCCGCCGCCGTCTTCTTCTTCGTCGGCGGATGGGGGGCCTCCCGCTTAGTCGACCGGCTCGGCATGAGGAAAGTCCTCATCATCGCCGCGGGGTTGATCACCCTGGGCTCCGCGCTCCTCGTGCCGATCTCGGTGCAAGTAGGTTACTTGAGCATCCTCCCCGGGAGCGTCGTCTGGGCTCTGGGAGCGAGCATCGGGTTCCCGGCGCTCGCGATCGCCGGCCTGACGGGGACGCAGCCTGGGGAGGAGGGCCTCGCGTCCGGGCTGATCCAGACCTCCCAGCGCCTCGGCTTCCCCTTAGGCTTCGCGCTGTTGCTCAGCGTCGCGACCGCCTTCGATCCGGGACTCGGAATCGCCGGGTTCCGCTACGCCTTCCTGGGAGCCACCGTCCTGGGGACGGTGGGGTTCGCGCTCGCGGTCTTCCTCGGGCGTCAGAGCGCTCCGACGGATGCCGACGTCGGGGCCTCCATGGACGCAGGGCCCGTCGCGGAGGACTAG